Proteins encoded together in one Desulfovibrio sp. UCD-KL4C window:
- a CDS encoding diguanylate cyclase translates to MSLDEILESPRLMMKLSFPPVMLQLMEEASKAEPDFSVLGKIISMDPALSATILNLVNSPFYGLSQEVFDLKRAAVVLGTKELLNLAVTVSFQQHLKTNIEKQDYKIYSDWMLTVWGAVSAQLIASRTCPEYADKIYLCSLLKDISLLFLKCAAPDEIPKMPCNDAVTMSYPGQPEAENEVWGMTHGALTQLLFSRWKLKMLKCPSILHHHSLEELESFDLPTQALILGTKWAEMELGKSSAPFNVLQFELKLQNSLDLDEEAIEEFRDICRTKFQSMLSTLGIEQGDSRSHFYNHSIKSLQSSYLMSLELLTAEGGVDSIPRIIARHVKLNWDVSNWEIALKSPDFDKYYLYRAGDSGLERVAAQVDRKDLTWTVHMEGINISSHGVSLGEFRYVGSGLSTSETEDLKLYFRFIGQAYEHYSLRLHLLEGRAVTLETLPLGIARLDIQGWVLDMNDEMGRILGGTAVSGTKNFRELFDMLVGPSLGKEWSEFISDDSASSFNKITCARLRTGGVPRDACLYISAYKQKRGDDWLISTIMEDIRGISETQIQALKQKDFLEGIIDSMSDVVFTVDARGHIHYVSSRYSKIFLGRNLFEIAAPAGTFTGLWGPELFEYPKSVVEVLMKRTDSIGLPFELVISKLEGADEKYLIVARDMTAIRRLEAKLKKQAIFDGLTELYNHTQFNTMLAREITRSKRTGRPIGILFFDLDGFKKVNDTEGHQAGDQVLKGVAKILREELRAGMDFPCRYGGDEFGIIVTEVRPEFLEMIGNRIRVKIGTKFSGRVTISGGMTVYEDGDSHVSMLKRADTAAYEAKDLGGNLLKWSKKES, encoded by the coding sequence ATGAGTCTGGATGAGATTCTTGAATCACCACGATTGATGATGAAGTTGAGTTTTCCTCCGGTTATGCTCCAGCTTATGGAGGAAGCCAGCAAGGCTGAACCTGATTTTTCTGTACTCGGAAAAATCATAAGTATGGACCCTGCGCTTTCAGCTACTATTTTAAATCTTGTCAATTCTCCTTTTTATGGTTTGTCGCAGGAAGTTTTTGACCTTAAGCGGGCGGCGGTAGTTCTTGGTACCAAAGAACTGCTGAATCTTGCGGTTACTGTTTCTTTTCAGCAGCACCTTAAGACCAATATTGAAAAACAGGATTATAAGATCTACAGCGATTGGATGCTGACTGTGTGGGGAGCTGTTTCTGCTCAGCTTATTGCTTCAAGAACTTGTCCAGAATATGCCGATAAAATTTATCTTTGCAGTCTGCTCAAAGATATTTCTCTACTCTTTCTTAAATGTGCTGCTCCCGATGAAATTCCGAAGATGCCTTGTAATGATGCAGTTACAATGTCTTATCCCGGACAGCCGGAAGCAGAAAATGAAGTTTGGGGTATGACTCACGGCGCTCTCACTCAGCTTTTGTTTTCTCGCTGGAAACTTAAGATGCTTAAATGCCCGTCTATTTTGCATCACCATTCGCTTGAAGAGTTGGAATCTTTCGACTTACCTACACAGGCATTAATTTTAGGTACTAAGTGGGCGGAAATGGAGCTTGGAAAGTCATCTGCCCCGTTTAATGTCCTTCAGTTTGAGCTTAAACTGCAAAATTCGTTGGATTTGGATGAAGAGGCAATTGAAGAATTCAGAGATATTTGTCGGACAAAATTTCAATCCATGCTCAGTACCTTGGGAATTGAGCAGGGTGACAGCAGGAGTCATTTCTATAATCATTCAATAAAATCACTTCAATCCAGCTACCTTATGAGTTTAGAACTGCTTACAGCAGAAGGCGGAGTGGATTCAATCCCTCGTATAATAGCTCGCCATGTTAAGCTTAACTGGGATGTAAGCAATTGGGAAATAGCCCTCAAATCTCCTGATTTCGATAAATATTACCTGTATAGAGCTGGAGATTCAGGTCTGGAAAGAGTTGCTGCTCAGGTTGATAGAAAAGATCTCACATGGACTGTGCATATGGAAGGTATAAATATTTCCAGTCATGGTGTTTCTCTTGGTGAGTTCAGGTATGTAGGATCAGGCCTTTCCACAAGCGAGACAGAAGATTTAAAGTTATATTTCAGATTTATCGGACAGGCTTATGAACATTACAGTCTCAGGTTACATCTGCTGGAAGGCCGGGCTGTAACTCTGGAAACTCTTCCTCTCGGTATTGCCCGTTTAGATATTCAAGGATGGGTCCTTGATATGAACGATGAAATGGGCCGTATTTTGGGTGGCACAGCTGTTTCTGGTACAAAGAATTTCAGAGAATTATTTGATATGTTGGTCGGTCCCTCTTTGGGTAAAGAGTGGAGCGAATTTATTTCTGACGATTCCGCAAGTTCTTTTAATAAGATTACCTGCGCCAGATTGAGAACTGGAGGGGTCCCGCGTGATGCTTGTCTTTACATCTCAGCATATAAGCAGAAAAGAGGCGACGATTGGCTGATTTCTACCATAATGGAAGACATTCGCGGAATATCGGAAACGCAAATTCAAGCTCTTAAGCAAAAAGATTTTCTGGAAGGAATCATTGATTCCATGAGTGATGTTGTTTTTACTGTCGATGCCAGAGGTCATATACATTATGTATCATCTCGTTACTCTAAGATTTTTCTAGGTCGCAATCTTTTTGAGATAGCTGCTCCAGCAGGGACTTTTACAGGACTTTGGGGGCCGGAGCTATTTGAATATCCTAAGTCCGTCGTGGAAGTTTTGATGAAAAGGACGGATTCGATAGGTTTGCCGTTTGAACTCGTTATCAGTAAGCTTGAAGGTGCTGATGAAAAATATCTTATTGTTGCCCGTGATATGACTGCTATCAGACGACTTGAAGCTAAACTCAAAAAGCAGGCTATTTTTGATGGATTGACAGAGCTTTACAATCATACTCAATTCAATACTATGCTTGCACGCGAAATCACTCGGAGCAAGAGAACCGGAAGACCCATTGGTATATTGTTTTTTGATCTGGATGGGTTCAAAAAAGTTAATGATACAGAAGGGCATCAGGCCGGAGATCAAGTCCTAAAAGGTGTCGCGAAAATTTTAAGGGAAGAACTTCGTGCCGGTATGGACTTTCCATGCCGCTACGGCGGAGATGAATTCGGTATAATTGTTACCGAAGTTAGACCTGAATTTCTTGAAATGATAGGGAACAGGATTCGAGTAAAAATTGGTACTAAATTTTCCGGGAGAGTCACCATCAGCGGCGGTATGACCGTTTATGAAGATGGCGATTCTCATGTCAGTATGCTGAAGCGGGCTGACACAGCGGCATATGAAGCCAAGGATTTAGGCGGTAATTTGTTGAAGTGGTCTAAAAAAGAATCTTAA
- a CDS encoding ubiquinone/menaquinone biosynthesis methyltransferase translates to MQDQTHQEHGKKVAAMFGRIAGWYDFLNHALSAGQDIYWRYRLVKLVRPAKNGLVLDLAAGTLDVSVELIKQYPDIKVLSMDFAFPMLACGKSKKLDGKYERSRGIQIAAVQADGKKLPLPDSCLDGATIAFGIRNILPREEAYKEILRTLKPGARFCILEFGSGRKRIWKGFYNFYLSRILPLLGKVISGDSGAYTYLADTIRSFPDERTLGTELRNSGFDRVMFVPLLSGIVYLHVAEKPAD, encoded by the coding sequence ATGCAGGATCAGACTCATCAGGAGCACGGTAAAAAAGTTGCGGCCATGTTTGGGCGCATTGCCGGGTGGTACGATTTCCTGAACCACGCTTTGAGCGCAGGGCAGGATATATACTGGAGATACAGACTGGTAAAACTGGTCCGCCCCGCTAAAAACGGTTTGGTACTTGATTTAGCCGCCGGAACTCTTGATGTTTCTGTTGAACTTATAAAACAGTATCCGGACATCAAAGTTCTCTCCATGGATTTTGCTTTTCCTATGCTTGCCTGTGGTAAATCTAAGAAATTAGATGGCAAATATGAGCGGTCAAGAGGGATTCAAATCGCTGCAGTTCAGGCTGACGGAAAGAAACTCCCTCTTCCTGATTCATGCCTTGATGGGGCGACGATAGCATTTGGAATTCGTAATATTCTTCCACGTGAAGAGGCATATAAAGAAATTTTGCGTACACTAAAACCCGGTGCAAGATTTTGCATTCTTGAATTTGGTTCAGGGCGTAAACGTATATGGAAAGGGTTTTACAATTTTTATTTGAGCAGGATTCTGCCGCTTCTAGGAAAAGTTATCTCCGGAGATTCTGGAGCGTATACCTACTTAGCAGATACAATCCGTTCGTTTCCTGATGAAAGAACTTTAGGCACAGAGCTTCGTAACTCCGGTTTTGATAGAGTTATGTTCGTCCCCCTGCTTTCAGGCATCGTGTACCTTCACGTTGCTGAAAAACCGGCAGATTAA
- a CDS encoding nucleotide sugar dehydrogenase → MIKFEDIKDKKSYVAVVGLGYVGLPLAVALGKHFNVLGVDISEKRVSELRTGYDRTAEVLETDFHNFVEFSSNPEDLKKAGIIIIAVPTPIDAARNPDLRPVVGASTMVGKYMSEGTIVVYESTVYPGLTEDICIPILAEQSGLEYHSQFGVGYSPERINPGDREHTLQTIVKVVSGSSENVTEILDKLYSTVVTAGTHRASCIKVAEAAKVIENTQRDLNIALMNELSMIFDRLDIDTLDVLEAAGTKWNFLPFRPGLVGGHCIGVDPYYLTTKAEAIGHHPQVILAGRKINDAVGKFIADTTVKQMIDGDSKVKNAKVGILGLTFKENVPDLRNTKVVDVVDELLSFGVKVLVHDPYADPKEAVEEYGLETVPFSKFKNLDALILAVSHDEYRSLSFDEIKSWFREPDNALIIDVKCFYDRDELDKAGIRSWRL, encoded by the coding sequence ATGATAAAATTTGAAGATATAAAAGATAAGAAAAGTTATGTAGCCGTTGTAGGTCTAGGCTATGTTGGGTTGCCGTTGGCTGTTGCCCTTGGAAAGCATTTCAACGTTCTTGGAGTTGATATTTCCGAAAAACGTGTAAGCGAACTGCGTACAGGTTACGATCGCACAGCGGAAGTCCTTGAAACCGACTTTCATAATTTTGTAGAATTCAGCAGTAATCCTGAAGATCTTAAAAAAGCAGGAATTATTATTATTGCTGTTCCTACACCTATCGACGCTGCTCGTAACCCCGATCTTCGTCCTGTTGTAGGCGCATCTACTATGGTTGGTAAGTATATGTCAGAGGGAACAATTGTTGTCTATGAATCAACAGTATATCCCGGTCTCACAGAAGATATCTGCATCCCCATCCTTGCGGAGCAGTCAGGTCTTGAATATCACTCGCAGTTCGGTGTTGGATATTCCCCAGAAAGAATTAACCCGGGCGATAGAGAACATACTTTGCAGACAATTGTTAAAGTTGTCTCCGGAAGTTCTGAAAATGTAACTGAAATTTTAGATAAATTATATTCAACCGTGGTCACCGCAGGAACTCATCGAGCTTCATGCATTAAAGTTGCTGAGGCTGCAAAAGTCATTGAAAACACCCAGCGTGATCTTAATATTGCACTGATGAATGAACTTTCCATGATTTTTGACCGCCTGGATATTGATACTTTGGATGTTCTTGAAGCTGCCGGAACAAAATGGAACTTTCTTCCGTTCCGTCCGGGCTTAGTCGGTGGACATTGTATCGGCGTTGACCCTTACTATCTCACCACTAAGGCAGAAGCTATCGGACATCATCCGCAGGTTATTCTTGCCGGACGTAAAATCAACGACGCGGTCGGTAAATTTATTGCTGATACAACCGTAAAACAGATGATTGACGGCGACAGCAAAGTTAAAAATGCTAAAGTTGGTATCCTAGGTCTTACTTTCAAAGAAAATGTTCCTGACTTGCGTAATACCAAAGTCGTTGATGTTGTGGATGAATTGCTTTCTTTCGGTGTGAAAGTCCTTGTTCATGACCCTTATGCTGATCCAAAGGAAGCAGTCGAAGAATATGGACTTGAAACCGTTCCTTTTTCTAAATTTAAAAATCTTGATGCTCTTATTCTTGCTGTTTCGCATGATGAATATCGCAGCCTGAGTTTTGACGAAATTAAGAGCTGGTTTAGAGAGCCCGATAATGCACTGATCATTGATGTAAAATGCTTTTATGACCGTGATGAGTTAGATAAGGCCGGAATTAGATCCTGGAGACTCTAG
- a CDS encoding cobalt-precorrin 5A hydrolase: MSNSKTAIYALTAKGADLARKIALATGADSFVLKRYAEESDIPFAGFTSLISNNFSVYDSHIFIMASGIVVRAIATHLKSKDSDPAVVVLDQEGEFVISLVSGHLGGANELARMIADQIGATAVITTATDCAGVPSIDLLARSNGLVIGDIGIIKHVNAALLDGERVGVYDPEFFIDLNDFDEFFYRVSSVEDLTDLRCSVCVDWRVHSLPERVLKLYPKCLRLGVGCRRGVPAEEINALVIAILTEQRIAGQSIASMGTIDAKNDEVGMLEFARQMNFKIKFFSADELEEMKGTTPSELVIKHMGVGSVCEAAAMKQSGGNNLIVPKKKSARVTMSLAKDVRIRGA, encoded by the coding sequence ATGAGCAATTCTAAAACAGCCATCTATGCCCTGACAGCCAAAGGAGCAGATCTTGCCCGCAAAATTGCGCTAGCAACAGGTGCAGATTCTTTTGTTCTTAAGCGTTATGCCGAAGAAAGTGATATCCCATTTGCTGGATTTACATCTTTAATTTCAAATAACTTTTCTGTTTATGACTCTCATATTTTTATCATGGCTTCGGGTATTGTTGTTCGGGCTATAGCTACTCATTTGAAATCAAAGGATAGTGACCCTGCCGTAGTAGTTCTTGATCAGGAAGGGGAATTTGTCATTTCGCTTGTTTCCGGTCATTTAGGCGGGGCCAACGAGCTTGCTCGTATGATTGCCGATCAGATTGGAGCGACTGCGGTTATCACAACCGCTACAGATTGTGCAGGAGTTCCTTCAATCGATCTGCTTGCGCGTTCTAATGGATTGGTAATCGGTGATATCGGCATAATTAAGCATGTAAACGCAGCTCTGCTTGATGGGGAGAGAGTCGGAGTCTATGATCCTGAGTTTTTTATAGATTTAAATGATTTTGATGAGTTCTTTTATAGAGTCAGTAGCGTTGAAGACTTGACTGATCTCCGGTGCAGCGTATGCGTTGATTGGCGAGTTCACAGCCTGCCTGAGCGGGTACTGAAACTTTATCCAAAGTGCTTGCGACTGGGAGTAGGATGCCGCAGAGGTGTTCCTGCTGAAGAGATTAATGCATTGGTAATTGCTATTCTTACGGAACAGAGAATTGCTGGGCAGTCGATTGCTTCAATGGGGACTATAGATGCGAAAAATGATGAAGTAGGAATGCTCGAATTTGCACGGCAGATGAATTTTAAAATAAAATTCTTCAGTGCAGATGAATTAGAAGAAATGAAAGGAACCACTCCTTCGGAGTTGGTTATTAAACATATGGGAGTCGGCAGCGTATGCGAAGCAGCAGCAATGAAACAGTCCGGGGGAAACAATCTGATTGTTCCGAAGAAAAAAAGTGCACGGGTAACAATGTCTCTGGCCAAGGATGTACGGATAAGGGGTGCTTAA
- the cobJ gene encoding precorrin-3B C(17)-methyltransferase, translated as MRSSSNETVRGKQSDCSEEKKCTGNNVSGQGCTDKGCLKIIGLGPGDECLMSPYAREAIQQADVVVGYTGYIKLIVPALLDGKDVLSTGMMAEVERCRRAVDEALAGKNVAMVCSGDPGIYAMAGLVMELLETRDLFSDICFEVIPGIPAFAAAAALLGAPLMHDFASVSLSDLLTPWDKIEKRIKCAADADFVIAIYNPRSKKRAGHLIDAINIIKLFRRGSTPVGIVNRAYREGQKIQLVTLDTINEQDVDMQTVLIIGNSSTREVAGKMLTPRGYAGKYDI; from the coding sequence ATGCGAAGCAGCAGCAATGAAACAGTCCGGGGGAAACAATCTGATTGTTCCGAAGAAAAAAAGTGCACGGGTAACAATGTCTCTGGCCAAGGATGTACGGATAAGGGGTGCTTAAAAATAATAGGCCTTGGTCCTGGTGATGAATGTTTAATGTCTCCGTATGCTCGTGAAGCTATCCAACAGGCTGACGTTGTGGTAGGATATACAGGCTATATAAAGTTGATCGTGCCTGCTTTGCTTGATGGTAAAGATGTTTTATCTACCGGCATGATGGCAGAAGTTGAGAGGTGCCGAAGAGCTGTAGATGAAGCATTGGCTGGGAAAAATGTTGCAATGGTTTGTAGCGGAGATCCAGGCATATACGCTATGGCTGGTCTTGTTATGGAACTTTTGGAAACTCGTGATCTTTTTAGTGATATTTGCTTTGAAGTTATTCCCGGTATTCCGGCATTTGCTGCGGCTGCTGCTTTGCTCGGAGCACCGCTTATGCATGATTTTGCATCTGTCAGCTTAAGTGATTTGCTAACGCCTTGGGATAAGATTGAAAAAAGGATTAAGTGCGCAGCTGATGCCGATTTTGTAATCGCAATTTATAATCCACGCTCTAAAAAAAGAGCCGGACATTTAATTGATGCTATAAATATTATAAAGTTATTCAGACGCGGATCAACGCCTGTCGGGATTGTAAACAGGGCCTATCGCGAAGGGCAAAAAATTCAATTGGTAACACTTGATACAATAAATGAGCAGGATGTTGATATGCAAACGGTTTTGATTATTGGTAATTCTTCCACAAGAGAAGTTGCCGGTAAAATGTTGACTCCGCGCGGTTATGCCGGGAAATATGACATCTGA
- a CDS encoding polyprenyl synthetase family protein — protein sequence MTELLAYFKQELPKINGFLDEETDKLEGLVKGVAKHVLLAPGKRIRPILTILSARSLGYSKEDIYPLASALELLHAATLLHDDILDDADLRRGVTASHLVFGTTETVLAGDVLLALANLIGADYGKSRISSILASAIMSTADGEIREIAHISEPKVDRAVYMDIIIGKTARLIEASCRIGAAVASDNVEFEDALGNFGLNMGIAFQLVDDALDYESPVGDTGKPEGGDLKEGKITLPLIFYLEMLEDKEAELLLSEIKDRTLSDAKRDDVLESIRAQGLGTKTRESAASYIKKAKACLAPLSDSAERRILKQAADFVLTRSK from the coding sequence ATGACTGAGTTATTAGCCTATTTCAAGCAAGAGTTGCCTAAGATAAACGGTTTTTTGGATGAAGAAACCGATAAGCTTGAGGGATTGGTAAAAGGGGTTGCAAAGCATGTACTGCTTGCTCCCGGTAAACGGATACGTCCGATTCTTACCATACTTTCTGCACGTAGTCTGGGATATTCAAAAGAAGATATTTACCCTTTAGCCAGTGCTCTTGAGCTGTTGCATGCTGCAACTTTGCTTCACGATGATATACTTGATGATGCTGATTTAAGAAGAGGAGTTACTGCTTCACATCTTGTTTTCGGTACCACAGAAACAGTTCTTGCCGGTGATGTTCTTCTTGCTCTCGCCAATTTAATAGGTGCTGATTACGGTAAATCCCGTATAAGCTCTATTTTGGCTTCAGCAATTATGTCCACTGCAGACGGAGAAATACGCGAAATAGCACATATTTCAGAACCTAAAGTCGACCGCGCTGTATATATGGATATAATTATAGGCAAGACAGCACGACTAATTGAGGCTTCATGTCGCATCGGAGCCGCTGTTGCCTCTGACAACGTGGAATTTGAAGATGCGCTGGGAAATTTCGGCCTCAATATGGGCATTGCATTTCAGCTGGTTGATGATGCCCTTGATTATGAATCTCCTGTTGGAGATACTGGTAAACCAGAAGGCGGCGATTTAAAAGAAGGAAAGATCACTTTACCTTTAATTTTCTACCTTGAGATGTTAGAAGATAAAGAGGCTGAATTACTGCTCTCTGAAATTAAAGATAGAACTCTTTCAGATGCAAAGCGTGATGATGTCCTTGAAAGCATTCGGGCGCAAGGTTTAGGAACAAAGACTAGGGAGTCCGCAGCCTCATATATTAAAAAGGCTAAAGCTTGTCTGGCTCCATTGTCTGACAGTGCCGAACGCCGCATTCTAAAACAGGCAGCAGATTTTGTACTGACGCGTAGCAAGTAA
- a CDS encoding DUF2065 domain-containing protein: MNIDWSFLLSALGLAFILEGIPYFLFSERMPRILITIIEKGPRQLRILGLIAMIFGLLLISFGQSLVEL, from the coding sequence ATGAATATCGACTGGTCTTTTCTGCTATCAGCCCTAGGCTTGGCCTTCATTCTTGAAGGAATACCATATTTTTTGTTTTCTGAGCGTATGCCCAGAATTCTAATCACTATTATCGAAAAAGGACCGAGGCAATTGCGAATTCTCGGCCTTATAGCAATGATCTTCGGTTTATTGCTTATATCTTTCGGACAATCTCTCGTAGAGCTTTAA
- the mqnB gene encoding futalosine hydrolase: protein MKDILFVTATVKEMKASLGGVCELPDLRQGVAVPFEFSGQSGLLLVTGIGIINSSFSLGQTLARYEVGVVVLAGIAGTFNPDRFPVGSACTVKTEIWPEYGLKNGKEVDPKGLSFSLAEINGTQIWDRIELGCGCGFKKSVLDRFAKLPEAVSLTVSGVTATADEALRLKTEFQADIENMEGFATAYGCALSGVPVCQVRTVSNLVGSRDRKDWDLKGALVELGRICSPLFKNKS from the coding sequence GTGAAAGATATTCTTTTTGTCACTGCAACTGTAAAGGAAATGAAAGCCTCTCTCGGAGGTGTATGCGAACTGCCTGATCTCAGGCAAGGAGTTGCCGTTCCTTTTGAATTCAGTGGTCAATCAGGTTTATTGCTGGTTACCGGAATCGGGATTATTAATTCATCTTTTTCGTTGGGGCAGACTCTTGCAAGATATGAAGTGGGGGTTGTTGTTCTTGCCGGAATAGCAGGAACTTTCAATCCTGACCGTTTTCCAGTCGGTTCAGCATGCACTGTTAAGACTGAAATATGGCCGGAATACGGGCTTAAAAATGGAAAAGAAGTAGATCCGAAAGGGTTGAGTTTCAGCCTTGCTGAAATAAATGGTACCCAAATATGGGACCGGATTGAACTGGGCTGCGGCTGCGGATTTAAAAAGTCAGTGCTTGACCGATTTGCAAAACTGCCCGAAGCTGTTTCTTTAACAGTAAGCGGAGTTACTGCAACGGCAGATGAGGCCTTGAGGCTCAAAACCGAGTTTCAGGCGGATATTGAAAATATGGAAGGTTTTGCCACTGCGTATGGATGCGCTCTTTCGGGAGTTCCTGTATGTCAGGTGCGGACTGTATCGAACCTTGTGGGGTCAAGGGATCGTAAAGATTGGGATTTGAAAGGGGCATTGGTGGAACTTGGCCGAATTTGTTCTCCTTTGTTTAAAAATAAATCTTGA
- a CDS encoding cytochrome c3 family protein yields MKKTLLICMVTAALVCAFALPSLYAVDAPGDLVLKAPAGAKMTKSPVNFSHKGHAALDCKKCHHTWDGTSAIKKCDAEGCHIDTSKKGKREPTSYYSAFHAKADHSCVGCHKALKKAKAKTGPTKCGDCHPKKKK; encoded by the coding sequence ATGAAAAAGACCTTATTGATTTGTATGGTTACAGCTGCATTGGTATGTGCATTTGCACTTCCATCTTTGTATGCTGTAGACGCTCCCGGTGATTTGGTTCTTAAAGCGCCTGCTGGTGCTAAGATGACTAAATCTCCTGTTAATTTTTCTCATAAAGGGCATGCTGCTCTTGACTGTAAAAAGTGTCATCACACATGGGATGGAACTTCTGCAATTAAGAAATGTGATGCTGAAGGGTGTCATATCGACACCAGCAAAAAAGGTAAGAGAGAACCAACTTCTTACTACTCTGCTTTTCATGCAAAAGCTGACCACAGCTGTGTAGGTTGTCATAAAGCTTTGAAGAAAGCTAAAGCTAAGACTGGTCCTACCAAATGTGGCGACTGTCATCCTAAGAAAAAGAAGTAA